One part of the Myxococcales bacterium genome encodes these proteins:
- the araA gene encoding L-arabinose isomerase, whose protein sequence is MTRTTERSEVWLLTGTQHLYGEAIFATVDAHAKAIAQRLTDDPLSTMTVVAKPCLKTAEEILAACRAASTDPLCKGVICWMHTFSPAKMWIAGLKALSVPLCHLHTQAHQAIPWDSIDMDFMNLNQAAHGDREFGFMCTRLGLERKVVVGHVEAPATRQAVAAWMRAVGAWDAMKSLKLCRFGDNMRSVAVTDGDKVEAQMHLGLTVDGYGVGDLVRVIEGVSDAEAEALVRLYEDQYDLAPELRKGGGKAQNLLDAARIELGLRAFLDDGGYKAFTTTFEDLHGLKQLPGLAVQRLMHDGYGFGAEGDWKTSALVRTLKVLGQGEPGGTSFMEDYTYHMTADDTRVLGAHMLEVCPSLSRARPRCEAHPLGIGGKADPVRLVFDGDEGPAWTVSLVDLGHRFRMVAAAVDCVAPLQAMPRLPVGRVCWKPRPSLELSAAAWIYAGAGHHSVLTRTVTAERLADWASMANVELVTIDESTNVSTLRQMLKLSDAAYRAS, encoded by the coding sequence ATGACGCGCACGACGGAACGATCGGAAGTTTGGCTTCTGACAGGAACGCAGCACCTTTACGGCGAGGCCATCTTCGCCACGGTGGACGCTCATGCAAAGGCCATAGCGCAACGCTTGACGGATGATCCTCTCAGCACCATGACCGTGGTGGCCAAGCCCTGCCTGAAAACGGCCGAGGAGATTCTGGCCGCGTGCCGCGCTGCCAGCACCGATCCCCTCTGCAAGGGCGTGATCTGCTGGATGCACACGTTCTCTCCCGCGAAGATGTGGATCGCAGGGCTCAAGGCGCTGTCCGTGCCCCTGTGCCATCTGCACACGCAGGCCCACCAGGCCATTCCGTGGGACTCCATCGACATGGATTTCATGAACCTCAACCAGGCGGCCCACGGGGATCGGGAATTCGGGTTCATGTGCACGCGGCTCGGGCTCGAGCGCAAGGTCGTGGTGGGCCACGTGGAGGCGCCCGCGACGAGGCAAGCCGTGGCGGCCTGGATGCGCGCCGTCGGAGCCTGGGACGCCATGAAGTCGCTGAAGCTCTGTCGCTTTGGCGACAACATGCGCAGCGTGGCGGTCACCGACGGCGACAAGGTCGAAGCCCAGATGCACCTGGGCTTGACGGTCGACGGCTACGGCGTGGGCGATCTGGTGAGGGTTATCGAGGGTGTCTCGGATGCCGAGGCCGAGGCCCTGGTGCGGCTTTACGAAGACCAATACGATCTGGCGCCCGAACTGCGGAAGGGGGGCGGGAAAGCACAGAACCTTCTCGACGCTGCCCGCATCGAGCTTGGCCTGCGCGCCTTCCTCGACGACGGTGGCTACAAAGCGTTCACGACCACGTTCGAGGACCTGCACGGGCTCAAACAACTTCCGGGTCTCGCCGTGCAACGTCTCATGCACGATGGCTATGGGTTCGGGGCCGAGGGCGATTGGAAGACGTCTGCGTTGGTTCGTACGCTCAAGGTGTTGGGGCAGGGCGAGCCGGGCGGCACGTCCTTCATGGAGGACTACACCTATCACATGACCGCCGACGACACGCGGGTGCTCGGGGCGCATATGCTGGAGGTCTGCCCCTCTCTTTCCCGGGCTCGTCCGCGGTGTGAAGCGCACCCGCTCGGCATCGGCGGCAAGGCCGATCCCGTGCGGCTGGTCTTCGACGGAGATGAAGGGCCCGCCTGGACGGTGTCGCTGGTCGACCTCGGCCACCGCTTCCGCATGGTGGCCGCCGCCGTCGACTGCGTGGCACCTTTGCAGGCCATGCCGCGGCTTCCCGTGGGACGCGTGTGCTGGAAGCCGAGACCTTCACTCGAGCTTTCGGCGGCTGCGTGGATCTACGCGGGGGCAGGCCATCACAGCGTTCTGACGCGAACCGTGACGGCCGAACGCCTCGCAGACTGGGCGTCCATGGCCAACGTGGAGCTGGTCACGATCGACGAGTCCACCAATGTCTCGACGCTGCGTCAGATGCTGAAACTGAGCGACGCTGCTTACCGGGCCTCGTGA
- the araD gene encoding L-ribulose-5-phosphate 4-epimerase AraD — translation MSDKTFEELRTDALHANLALNATGLVDLTFGNVSVFDPEAGVFAIKPSGVPYEALSPASMVVIAMDGTRVWGALRPSSDTPTHRRLYEAFAGNGVRSVIHTHSRNAVAFAQAGREIPCLGTTHSDYFHGAVPLTRALTAAEVQGDYEWATGDVIVERLRGVDPLSFPAALVRHHGPFVWGPSSIKAVDTARALEVIADMAWRSLLLNPAAPPTPEVLLDKHFLRKHGRGAYYGQS, via the coding sequence ATGTCTGATAAAACTTTTGAAGAGCTGCGGACGGATGCGCTGCACGCCAACCTGGCGCTCAACGCGACCGGTCTCGTGGATCTGACCTTCGGCAACGTCAGCGTCTTCGACCCCGAAGCGGGCGTGTTCGCCATCAAGCCAAGCGGTGTTCCTTACGAGGCCCTGAGCCCCGCTTCGATGGTGGTCATCGCCATGGACGGCACACGGGTGTGGGGTGCGCTGCGTCCGTCATCGGACACGCCAACGCACCGTAGGCTCTACGAAGCGTTCGCCGGGAACGGCGTGCGCAGTGTCATCCATACCCATTCGAGGAATGCCGTGGCCTTTGCCCAGGCAGGGCGCGAGATTCCCTGCCTCGGCACGACCCACAGCGACTACTTTCACGGCGCGGTCCCCCTCACACGCGCCTTGACGGCGGCCGAGGTGCAAGGCGACTACGAGTGGGCCACGGGCGACGTCATCGTCGAGCGCTTGCGGGGCGTGGATCCCCTCTCGTTTCCGGCGGCGCTGGTGCGGCACCACGGGCCCTTTGTCTGGGGTCCGAGCTCTATCAAGGCCGTGGATACGGCAAGAGCTCTCGAAGTCATCGCCGACATGGCGTGGCGGTCGCTGTTGCTAAACCCCGCTGCTCCTCCGACGCCGGAGGTGCTCCTGGATAAACATTTCCTTCGAAAGCATGGACGTGGCGCCTATTACGGACAATCCTGA
- a CDS encoding sodium:solute symporter — MQVSQVSLASIEGVLAAFAPRGVTSLAAASRSLSLSLDGAAPRGAAPLATLDFALIGAYFLVIVAIVLWSSRRVNDTADYFLAGRHIGWFVVGASLFASNVGSEHIVGLAGNGATSGLAMAHWELHAWVMIVLAWVFVPFYYRSGVFTMPEFLERRFNARVRWVLSIVSLVAYVFTKVAVTVYAGALVFRSLLPDTFGSPDNAFWVGAIATVVLTGVYTVFGGLRAVVYTEVAQTFLLLLGSAVITSFGLEALGGWGELKTLARNNAADFALWRPLSDPQFPWLGVLIASPVIGIWYWCTDQYIIQRTLAAKDLTNARRGAIFGGFLKLWPVFIFLVPGLIGWALHRKGLMVIPNRPGGGGLDGDMVFPTLVTTLLPTGLRGLVVAGLVSALMSSLASLFNSCATLFTVDIYEKLRPKSSERKRVQVGRIATVVVVTFGLVWIPVMHKMAGGGLYQYLQGVQAYLAPPIATVFLLGLFFPRVNTRGAFWGLVLGFCVGMGKLTLEAIHSTSPFAQGSWWAFAATFSFLYFSGVLLVLSAAIVIGLSLTAPAQPLEAITGLTFGSRTAADRAAVRASWSAADLVGTAVVLGLVVAMYLYFSFWLG, encoded by the coding sequence GTGCAAGTCTCGCAAGTGTCATTGGCATCGATAGAGGGCGTGCTGGCAGCGTTCGCCCCTCGCGGGGTGACCTCCCTTGCGGCTGCGTCGCGGTCCCTGTCCCTGTCGCTTGATGGGGCGGCACCGCGGGGAGCCGCACCCCTGGCAACACTGGACTTTGCGCTCATCGGCGCCTACTTCCTGGTCATCGTGGCCATCGTCCTATGGTCGTCCCGCCGGGTGAACGACACGGCGGACTACTTCCTGGCGGGGCGCCACATCGGCTGGTTCGTCGTGGGGGCTTCGCTCTTTGCTTCCAACGTGGGCTCGGAACACATCGTGGGCCTCGCCGGCAATGGCGCCACGTCGGGCCTGGCCATGGCGCACTGGGAGCTGCACGCCTGGGTCATGATCGTGTTGGCCTGGGTTTTTGTACCGTTTTACTACCGGTCCGGCGTCTTCACGATGCCCGAGTTTCTCGAGCGCCGGTTCAACGCCAGGGTGCGCTGGGTCTTGTCGATCGTGTCGCTCGTGGCCTACGTGTTCACCAAGGTGGCGGTCACCGTCTACGCAGGAGCGCTCGTGTTTCGTTCGCTTCTGCCCGATACCTTCGGCAGCCCGGACAATGCCTTTTGGGTGGGGGCCATCGCCACGGTCGTTTTGACGGGTGTTTACACTGTCTTTGGTGGTCTTCGTGCCGTGGTCTACACGGAGGTGGCGCAGACCTTCTTGTTGTTGCTGGGCTCCGCCGTCATCACATCTTTCGGGCTCGAGGCCCTGGGAGGGTGGGGCGAACTCAAAACTCTGGCGCGGAACAACGCCGCCGATTTTGCGCTGTGGAGGCCTCTTTCGGATCCCCAGTTCCCGTGGCTGGGTGTGCTCATTGCCTCTCCGGTCATCGGCATTTGGTATTGGTGCACGGACCAGTACATCATTCAACGCACGCTGGCGGCCAAAGACCTTACGAACGCGCGGCGCGGTGCCATCTTCGGTGGCTTTTTGAAACTGTGGCCGGTCTTCATCTTCCTCGTCCCGGGCCTGATTGGATGGGCCTTGCATCGAAAGGGCCTGATGGTCATCCCGAACCGACCGGGCGGGGGCGGTCTGGACGGCGACATGGTCTTCCCGACGCTGGTCACCACGCTTTTGCCCACCGGGCTGCGGGGCCTGGTGGTGGCGGGCCTCGTGTCCGCGCTGATGTCGTCACTGGCGTCGCTGTTCAACTCCTGCGCGACGCTGTTTACGGTCGACATTTACGAAAAGCTGCGCCCCAAAAGCAGCGAACGCAAGCGGGTCCAGGTGGGCCGCATCGCAACGGTGGTCGTCGTGACCTTCGGGCTGGTCTGGATCCCCGTGATGCACAAAATGGCCGGCGGCGGCCTATATCAGTACCTGCAGGGTGTGCAGGCGTATCTGGCGCCGCCCATCGCCACGGTGTTTTTGCTCGGGCTGTTTTTCCCCCGGGTCAACACCCGCGGGGCTTTTTGGGGGTTGGTCCTTGGGTTTTGTGTGGGCATGGGCAAGTTGACCCTGGAAGCCATCCACAGCACCAGCCCGTTCGCGCAGGGTTCGTGGTGGGCGTTCGCAGCGACCTTTAGCTTCCTTTATTTTTCGGGCGTTCTTCTGGTGTTGAGCGCGGCGATCGTCATCGGTCTTTCCTTGACGGCGCCGGCCCAGCCACTCGAGGCCATTACCGGGCTGACCTTCGGATCCCGCACCGCCGCTGACCGGGCTGCGGTGCGGGCCAGTTGGTCGGCGGCCGACCTCGTGGGGACCGCCGTGGTCCTGGGCTTGGTGGTCGCGATGTACCTCTATTTTTCGTTTTGGCTTGGCTGA